A window of the Molothrus ater isolate BHLD 08-10-18 breed brown headed cowbird chromosome 16, BPBGC_Mater_1.1, whole genome shotgun sequence genome harbors these coding sequences:
- the TRAF7 gene encoding E3 ubiquitin-protein ligase TRAF7 isoform X2 has translation MSLRSTFSLHEEEEEPEPLVFAEQPSVKLCCQLCCSVFKDPVITTCGHTFCRRCALTSEKCPVDNAKLTVVVNNIAVAEQIGELFIHCKYGCRPAASSKNPAFEVDPRGCPFTIKLSARKDHESSCDYRPVRCPNNPSCPPLLKMNLEAHLKECEHIKCPHSKYGCAFIGNQDTYETHLETCKFEGLKEFLQQTDDRFHEMQVAMAQKDQEIAFLRSMLGKLSEKIDQLEKNLELKFDVLDENQSKLSEDLMEFRRDASMLNDELSHINARLNMGILGSYDPQQIFKCKGTFVGHQGPVWCLCVYSIGDLLFSGSSDKTIKVWDTCTTYKCQKTLEGHDGIVLALCIQGNKLYSGSADCTIIVWDIQNLQKVNTIRAHDNPVCTLVSSHNMLFSGSLKAIKVWDIVGTELKLKKELTGLNHWVRALVASQNYLYSGSYQTIKIWDIRNLECVHVLQTSGGSVYSIAVTNHHIVCGTYENLIHVWDIETKEQVRTLTGHVGTVYALAVISTPDQTKVFSASYDRSLRVWSMDNMICTQTLLRHQGSVTALAVSRGRLFSGAVDSTVKVWTC, from the exons ATGTCCCTGCGCTCCACGTTCTCGCTccatgaggaagaggaggagcca gagcccctggtgtttgcagagcagccctcagtgaagctgtgctgccagctgtgctgcagtgtcTTTAAGGATCCCGTCATCACAACCTGTGGG CACACGTTTTGCAGGAGATGTGCCTTAACATCTG AGAAGTGCCCCGTGGACAACGCCAAGCTGACGGTGGTGGTGAACAACATCGCGGTGGCCGAGCAGATTGGGGAGCTTTTCATCCACTGCAAGTACGGCTGCCGGCCCGCCGCCAGCAGCAAGAACCCTGCCTTCGAGGTGGACCCCCGTGGCTGCCCCTTCACCATCAAACTCAGTGCCAGGAA GGATCATGAGAGCAGCTGTGATTACAGGCCCGTGCGCTGCCCCAACAACCCCAgctgccctcccctcctcaAAATGAACCTGGAGGCTCACCTGAAGGAGTGTGAGCACATCAAGTGTCCCCACTCCAAATATGG GTGTGCATTCATAGGAAACCAGGACACCTACGAGACCCACCTGGAGACGTGCAAGTTCGAGGGGCTGAAGGAGTTCCTGCAGCAGACGGACGATCGCTTCCACGAGATGCAGGTGGCCATGGCCCAGAAGGACCAGGAGATCGCCTTCCTGCGCTCCATGCTGGGCAAACTCTCTGAGAAAATCGACCAGCTGGAGAAGAACCTGGAGCTGAAGTTTG ATGTGCTGGATGAGAACCAGAGCAAGCTGAGCGAGGACCTGATGGAATTCCGCAGGGACGCCTCCATGCTGAAC GATGAGCTCTCCCACATCAATGCTCGGCTCAACATGGGCATCCTTGGAT cctaTGATCCTCAGCAGATCTTCAAGTGCAAGGGGACCTTTGTGGGCCACCAGGGCCCCGtgtggtgtttgtgtgtgtactCCATAGGAGACTTGCTCTTCAGTGGCTCCTCAGACAAAACCATTAAG GTTTGGGATACCTGTACCACTTACAAGTGCCAAAAGACCCTGGAGGGTCACGATGGAATTGTGCTGGCTCTCTGCATCCAGGG GAACAAGCTGTACAGTGGCTCTGCTGACTGCACCATCATT GTCTGGGATATTCAGAACCTGCAGAAGGTGAACACGATCCGAGCACACGACAATCCTGTTTGCACTTTGGTCTCCTCACACAACATGCTCTTCAGTGGCTCCCTCAAAGCCATCAag GTGTGGGATATTGTGGGAACTGAGCTCAAGCTGAAGAAGGAGCTGACAGGTCTCAACCACTGGGTTCGAGCACTGGTGGCTTCCCAGAACTATCTGTACAGTGGATCCTACCAGACCATCAAG ATCTGGGACATCCGGAACCTGGAGTGTGTGCACGTGCTGCAGACGTCGGGAGGCAGCGTCTACTCCATCGCCGTGACCAACCACCACATCGTGTGTGGCACCTACGAGAACCTCATCCAC gtgTGGGACATCGAGACCAAGGAGCAGGTGCGCACGCTGACCGGGCACGTGGGCACAGTCTACGCCCTCGCCGTCATCTCCACGCCCGATCAAACCAAAGTCTTCAGCGCGTCCTACGACCGCTCGCTCAGG GTGTGGAGCATGGACAACATGATCTGCACCCAGACCCTGCTGCGCCACCAGGGCAGTGTCACCGCCCTGGCCGTGTCCCGCGGCCGCCTCTTCTCCGGCGCCGTGGACAGCACTGTAAAG
- the TRAF7 gene encoding E3 ubiquitin-protein ligase TRAF7 isoform X1 — translation MSSNKSARYNRFSSGTTNITTAENTNGTRMETTFGPAFSAVTTITKADGTNTFKQHRRTPSSSSTLTYSPRDEDDGMPPISTPRRSDSAISVRSLHSESNMSLRSTFSLHEEEEEPEPLVFAEQPSVKLCCQLCCSVFKDPVITTCGHTFCRRCALTSEKCPVDNAKLTVVVNNIAVAEQIGELFIHCKYGCRPAASSKNPAFEVDPRGCPFTIKLSARKDHESSCDYRPVRCPNNPSCPPLLKMNLEAHLKECEHIKCPHSKYGCAFIGNQDTYETHLETCKFEGLKEFLQQTDDRFHEMQVAMAQKDQEIAFLRSMLGKLSEKIDQLEKNLELKFDVLDENQSKLSEDLMEFRRDASMLNDELSHINARLNMGILGSYDPQQIFKCKGTFVGHQGPVWCLCVYSIGDLLFSGSSDKTIKVWDTCTTYKCQKTLEGHDGIVLALCIQGNKLYSGSADCTIIVWDIQNLQKVNTIRAHDNPVCTLVSSHNMLFSGSLKAIKVWDIVGTELKLKKELTGLNHWVRALVASQNYLYSGSYQTIKIWDIRNLECVHVLQTSGGSVYSIAVTNHHIVCGTYENLIHVWDIETKEQVRTLTGHVGTVYALAVISTPDQTKVFSASYDRSLRVWSMDNMICTQTLLRHQGSVTALAVSRGRLFSGAVDSTVKVWTC, via the exons CTGACGGGACCAACACTTTCAAGCAGCACCGTCGGACCCCGTCCTCCTCCAGCACCCTCACCTACTCCCCACGGGACGAGGATGATGGCATG CCTCCCATCAGCACCCCGCGCCGCTCCGACTCCGCCATCTCCGTCCGCTCCTTGCACTCCGAGTCCAACATGTCCCTGCGCTCCACGTTCTCGCTccatgaggaagaggaggagcca gagcccctggtgtttgcagagcagccctcagtgaagctgtgctgccagctgtgctgcagtgtcTTTAAGGATCCCGTCATCACAACCTGTGGG CACACGTTTTGCAGGAGATGTGCCTTAACATCTG AGAAGTGCCCCGTGGACAACGCCAAGCTGACGGTGGTGGTGAACAACATCGCGGTGGCCGAGCAGATTGGGGAGCTTTTCATCCACTGCAAGTACGGCTGCCGGCCCGCCGCCAGCAGCAAGAACCCTGCCTTCGAGGTGGACCCCCGTGGCTGCCCCTTCACCATCAAACTCAGTGCCAGGAA GGATCATGAGAGCAGCTGTGATTACAGGCCCGTGCGCTGCCCCAACAACCCCAgctgccctcccctcctcaAAATGAACCTGGAGGCTCACCTGAAGGAGTGTGAGCACATCAAGTGTCCCCACTCCAAATATGG GTGTGCATTCATAGGAAACCAGGACACCTACGAGACCCACCTGGAGACGTGCAAGTTCGAGGGGCTGAAGGAGTTCCTGCAGCAGACGGACGATCGCTTCCACGAGATGCAGGTGGCCATGGCCCAGAAGGACCAGGAGATCGCCTTCCTGCGCTCCATGCTGGGCAAACTCTCTGAGAAAATCGACCAGCTGGAGAAGAACCTGGAGCTGAAGTTTG ATGTGCTGGATGAGAACCAGAGCAAGCTGAGCGAGGACCTGATGGAATTCCGCAGGGACGCCTCCATGCTGAAC GATGAGCTCTCCCACATCAATGCTCGGCTCAACATGGGCATCCTTGGAT cctaTGATCCTCAGCAGATCTTCAAGTGCAAGGGGACCTTTGTGGGCCACCAGGGCCCCGtgtggtgtttgtgtgtgtactCCATAGGAGACTTGCTCTTCAGTGGCTCCTCAGACAAAACCATTAAG GTTTGGGATACCTGTACCACTTACAAGTGCCAAAAGACCCTGGAGGGTCACGATGGAATTGTGCTGGCTCTCTGCATCCAGGG GAACAAGCTGTACAGTGGCTCTGCTGACTGCACCATCATT GTCTGGGATATTCAGAACCTGCAGAAGGTGAACACGATCCGAGCACACGACAATCCTGTTTGCACTTTGGTCTCCTCACACAACATGCTCTTCAGTGGCTCCCTCAAAGCCATCAag GTGTGGGATATTGTGGGAACTGAGCTCAAGCTGAAGAAGGAGCTGACAGGTCTCAACCACTGGGTTCGAGCACTGGTGGCTTCCCAGAACTATCTGTACAGTGGATCCTACCAGACCATCAAG ATCTGGGACATCCGGAACCTGGAGTGTGTGCACGTGCTGCAGACGTCGGGAGGCAGCGTCTACTCCATCGCCGTGACCAACCACCACATCGTGTGTGGCACCTACGAGAACCTCATCCAC gtgTGGGACATCGAGACCAAGGAGCAGGTGCGCACGCTGACCGGGCACGTGGGCACAGTCTACGCCCTCGCCGTCATCTCCACGCCCGATCAAACCAAAGTCTTCAGCGCGTCCTACGACCGCTCGCTCAGG GTGTGGAGCATGGACAACATGATCTGCACCCAGACCCTGCTGCGCCACCAGGGCAGTGTCACCGCCCTGGCCGTGTCCCGCGGCCGCCTCTTCTCCGGCGCCGTGGACAGCACTGTAAAG